The Xylocopa sonorina isolate GNS202 chromosome 10, iyXylSono1_principal, whole genome shotgun sequence genome contains the following window.
CTGGCTTCAAGCTGATGCTGATGGGCTCCCGCGAGGAGGACATCGCCATGGCGTGTCACGCGCCCAAAGACTTACCCGATGTAATTAATGACTTTAAGACTGAGGAAGAGGAAATAGAGAATGTTAAGTTGTGTCTGTTTCAAATCCAATGTAGAATTGACTACTACAGGTTTGTAGAATTAAATCCGTTCAGGGAAGGAAAGAAACTGTTGGTGCTCGATATAGACTACACGATATTCGATCACAAATCGACGGCGGAATGGGGTGCGGAGTTGATGCGTCCGTTTCTCCATCAGTTTCTAACTTTGGCTTACCTAAATTACGATATAGTGATCTGGTCGGCGACGAGTATGAAATGGATAAACGAGAAGATGAAAGTGCTCGGTGTGTCTAACAATCCTTATTACAAGGTAGCGTGCCACCTAGACTTGAACGCCATGATCAATGTCCATACGTCGAGGTATGGCACCATCAAGGCTAAACCTCTGGCTATCATCTGGGGTAAATTTAAACAGTTCTCCGCTAAGAACACGATAATGTTCGATGACATCAGAAGGAACTTCATTATGAATCCACAATCGGGTTTGAAGATAAAACCGTTCAAACACGCCCACATCACCAGAAGGAAAGACAAGGAGCTGCTGAAATTGTCCCAGTATTTGAAATTGATAGCCAAAGTGGATGACTTTCAAACACTTAATCACAGAAAATGGCAGGAGTATATAATTGATAAaaccaaagaagaaaaaaggaacaAGGAAACAAACGAGGGGAGGAGCGAGTAAACgggtttttttattcttttttttaagaatgttaaaaatgcttgttaaattttATGAATTTTCTAATTACTGAGGAAGATACGTTTCGAATACCACCTATCGACTGTCGTAAATTCGCCGCGGAAACGATCTAAATTCTTTCAATAGAGAAACACGTGTATAAAAGGTTCATCTTTTTAAAATATTCTCCATGAACGTGGACGTACGATGATATTAATGATAACATTAACTAATCGTTATTTGCATATTTTCACACGCTTCTTTGTATTTATGATGTACTTATCagttattgtgaaacatatacAATATATGTAATCACAGATTATCTAAATAAATCTTATGTATTTCAAATAGTAAGTATTTATCATTCGCTCTTGTATCGAGTAAAAAAACTATGCGAAACGTTCGACAAAATTTCGGGAACTTTGTATACCTTCCGCAAAAACTGTAAGAGATGTTTTATTCATTACTAGAAACATCTCCAAGTATAATAaacgaataattatatattttcacCTTCTCTATCCCTCCCTTAAGCAACTTAAAACCGCGCTGATGTTACATCGTAAAAGTTAATCGAGCGTTGCGAGTTTCTCACGTTTAAAATCCTCGTAAACGCATGAACGTTCGCGGTCTAACGATTATTAATTCCTTATTTGTTCGCCATCTATTCTCTTGATCGCGCATTATAGCACAGTCAGCGAAACGGGCTCGTTGTTGGTCTTATGTGCACGCAAGATGGCGAATTGTCCGTGATAGGACAGTCGGGAGAGCTAACGTTCCACATGCAGCGTAGAAATCGCCGTTCAGTGGAAAAGTCGGCAGCATGGAACTGCTCCGTACCGACACACATTTTATTTTCGTGAAAGAGAGATACAGCCTGTGGTGTGACAAATACACGGGGGAGTTCTCCGCGAAATCAGGTGGGTATTCGGATTCAGGGTTTGACAGAACGGTATGAACATCCGTATCAAGTAGGATACACGTTGCGATACTCGGTTCATTGTTCCTGTTTGGGGTACGTTCGATTTCCCGTGGAACGTAATCTATGTTGTTCCACGCAATTTTCATTCATTAATCGCGTTACACGATCTTGCTTAATCAGACGGGAATGTTACATTAAATTGTAATCGAATTAACGTTATTCAGATAATACAATACGAGAGAACCGCCTTAAAAGGCAATTGTATACGTGTGATTTTGCAATCGCTATAGTTcatgaattatgtaaatacgcgAGAGTTCTGTTATAATTAGTGGAATTAGCTAATGGATAAAATTATTCATGCTTTAGAAAGTCTAATTTCTAATGTTGATATTCTTGGAGAATTTTTTTACCAGCAATAGAATCTTTTCCAGATTGGGAATGGGCATCTCCGAAGGAATTGGAATGCCTTGGAATATTTTATGGAATTGTTGGCAAAATAGAACAACCATGCGTGTTAGAGCCTCGTTTAATGTTGATCAAAGAAATCGCACCAGCCGGAGAGTTGTACGGGGGTCATATTATATATAAGATCAAATCAATTGCATTCTTACATCTTGGCAATGAAAACCATGACATTgggctattgccttgcaagaagcatcagaatttgcCAAAGAAGAAAAGTCAAAGTAGCCTGTTCGATGTGCCACAGAAGGCAGCCTTAGCCAAAACATGGGGAACCATCAAGAGTGCTACAAACACTATAAAACATACTACTCAACAGGCAGCTGCACTTGCAACATCTCAGGTAAATTTGTTCAATTCGTTTAGGAAGAAATTGATGTAGTGAAAAGTTTGCAATGCGGACAAAAATATTCACAGGTGAAGTCTACGGTCAGTAAGAGGAGCATTGTCAAAGATAAAGAGAGATTTGAGAAGAGAATCTTGGATGAATTGATCAAAATTTTCACAGAAACTGATTCCTTTTATTTTTGTCAAACTGGCGACATTACCAATAGTCTACAGAGGCTTTGTGTCTCAGAATCAGAGAGGGACAAGGATGAACAAACCAAGCCACTTTGGCAAAGGGTGGATGATAGGTTCTTTTGGAACAAACACATGTTACAGGACATAATTAACTTAAAAGTTAGGGTCCTTCTGAATTAGTTGACTTAATCATTTCACAAGGTGCTCATtgttacaaaaatatttcaattttgtagACAGACAAAGCAAATTGTTGGATATTACCGGTTATTCAAGGGTATGTACAAATAGAGAAGTGCAAAGTAGAAGTGGGCATTGATGATCAGCCACAGCATGAAACCTTCAATCTGGCAATTATATCTAGAAGAAGTAGGTTCCGTGCAGGAACAAggtaattatattttttatcatTCTATCGTTGCTTGAATTATAAATTTGTTTATACGAAAATCGATTTTTTCGCCGCCGCGAAGGTATAAGCGACGCGGTGTTGACGACGAAGGGAAATGCGCGAACTACGTGGAAACGGAGCAGTTGGTTTGGTATCACGATCACCAAGTATCGTTTGTTCAAGTGCGAGGCAGTGTACCTGTATATTGGTCTCAACCAGGCTATAAGTATAAACCACCCCCACGTATAGACAAAGGTAATCGATAAAAAGAATATTACATGAGCGACACTTTCCACGATACTAATTTCTCATCGTTTAGACGAGGCAGAGACGCAGGTTGCGTTTGAGAAACATTTCACAGAAGAATTGAGCTTGTACGGCCCAATTTGTATCGTGAATCTCGTAGAACAAACCGGGAAGGAGAAGGTAATTTGGGAGGCGTACAGCAACCATCTGATAAATTACAATCATCCGGACATAACGTACACGACATTCGATTTCCACGAATACTGGTAAGCAGTCGCTCGGGGTTTCAGCTGAACACGAATTTACCCTCTTGAATTGTCGCtaaactgttttttttttttgtatctaACAcgcagtcgaggaatgcattttGAGAATGTGTCTATCCTGATCAACGCATTAGCTACCGTATTGACAGACATGGGTTACTGTTGGCGCGATAAGCAAGGCACAATTTGCATGCAGAAGGGAGTGTTTCGGGTGAATTGTATAGATTGTCTAGATAGAACGAACGTGGTGCAAACCGCTTTGGGTAAAGCCGTGATGGAAATGCAATTTTCGAAGCTAGGATTGATACCGCCAGACGGAACGTTACCGACGAACATCAGACAAACATTTCAATTGCTTTGGGCGAATAACGGCGACATTATCAGTAAACAGTACGCCGGTACAAACGCTCTGAAGGTTCGTACCACGTAGAAACACGCTGGTTTTGCTCTAATTCAGGCCTGTGCAGGTGGAATCTGCGCGTGGATTTCCCTTCGCGTGGTATGGCCCTAAAGTGGAGCAATCTGCGTAGGGGGAAATCATGTCTGGTATTTGAAACCACTTGGCCTACCGAGAACTCTAAATTATTCCCGAGTTCACGAGTTAGACCATTCGAGGCAAGTTTTGCTTTGAGAAGCTCGATGATTCCATTAACCCCTCGTGTGTACGACTGAGCATTTACAACATATGCGTGTGTTACACAGTTGCACAGGTCTACTCTAACCCGATTAAAGATCTTAAGCAAAACCTCGATTGGAACATGGCTGAACTTCTATGATACTAGTTTATTTTATTCCTTATAGGGTGATTACACAAGAACAGGGGAAAGAAAATTTACCGGTTTAATGAAAGATGGCATGAATTCTGCGAACAGGTACAATTGGACTACAATTATGACACACGACCTGCATTGCAATCGAACGTCATTCTCATTCACACATCCTACACGATACATCACTTCAAATGCTATCGTGCAAGATATTCCGCGGATATATAATCTGTTAGGTGTTGTAACATTTTTTAAAACGAATAAATTGCTACACATTATTCGTATCGTCATTAGACACCGACAACACTTAacgatacctttttttttttcattctcttCTCTTTTAACAAACCACAATCATCGCTTAAATACTGATATAGTCTATACATACATATAGATCCCTGACACTACCCTTTCATTTTCCCATAGATATTTTCAGCAACACTTTATGGATGACATACGTCAAGCGGCGATAGATACCTTGCTAGGGAACTCCATCGACGTTAATCAACTGAATACCGATTGGTCGCACTATTTAGACATCCTTGATAATTGCTGCCTTGAGCTAATACCCGCGAAACCACCAAACATAGAGCTTCAACTCGCCACCTATCCCGACATTCTTTATGTCACTGCTATCTATCATTTGGCAAGGTTTGTTCTAGGCTTTGGGTTGGAAATTTTTGTCACTCGAACCAGAAATAAACGATAAATAAAACGTGTGACGTTGAAAATCTGAAACCAGTTGTTGCTTCTTTTATTCAGACAAGAACCAGAACTCTAAACGGAACTGCGACTCCACGTGTCTGTAACACGATTCTATTTTTACGTTGCACGtgattcttttctttcttttgcaTGAGAGTTTGCCTGACTTTCGGTTCGACCTTTACATTCACGATAGAAACAAATAGCTCCGATCCACTTTCCTCCGCAACAGTATCTCCTGTattcattttttatttcattctcTTTTTTAACGTAGCTTGCCAGCTTCGAGGCATACGCTTAAAAGACCTTTGTTCTTTCAGATACTATTTAAATCGCTTCAAGGATGTCTATAGGCAAGCCACGATCGATATGATGTTAGGGAACTCGGTGAGCGAGGAGGTTTTTCAAGAACGTACAGAAGAGGAGGACAACGCTGCTACGGCGATTCACGTGAAATTACTGATAGAGGACTGCAAGAAGATGCTTATACCCGACCCAGAAATTATTTTAGGCAGCTGGGGCCTCATAGATGCTGATCCTGTGTACGCTACACTTTGATTTTTTGCTTTAAAACTTTTGAATTCAAGGAGGGAACCATTTCTTATCATTTCATTTATTTCCATAGGACTGGCGACTTAACGGAAACAGAAATGGATACTATTCTTATACTAACACGCGATAGCTACTACGTTGCCGATTATGACGACCAAATCGACAAAGTAACAAACTACCAAAGAGTTCCACTTGAGGATATCGTGCTGGTCGAGTTCGGCCAGCCGGAGAGCATGGTCTCCATTTTTAAGAATAAGCATTTCCACTGCATTAGGATAAATTACAAAGTGGCCAACGAGTACGGTTACTTTCACATGTTCCGTAGTACAAATTTACGGTTTTTTAACAATATGGCGGTTGTTATAAAGACCGAGGAAGAAAGTATCGGTAGGATATCATTTTCTCGTGTCTCTCAATCAAGGCTGATTATACCatttaatttgcatttaattCCAGAGTCTTTAAGGTCGATCTGCGAAGCCATCTCTGTGGCAATGGAGATAGCCAATCTACCAAAGATTCCTATAGCGATGAACGTCACTTTAGATAGACGAAAGAGTAAGTTAGTGAATAGCAAAGGGTCCACGGGTTTGCTGGACATCTCGTCGTTCCCAGAACTGACCAGGAACGTCTCAGAGACGCAGTTGTTGGCGCTGAAAAGCGCAGGAACGAAAGCTCTGAGCAACATGTCCGAGCAGTTTAGCAAACTGAATAAATTAGGTCATAGCTTCAGCGCCAGAAAGCCAATCGACTTAGCGAAGAGCATAGGTAGAAAGCCTGAGGTGCCTACCAAGCCCACTTTCACTGTTGGCAGCAGAGATATCTCTGGCGTGGTTCAAGGGAAACgcggtagcagcagcagcagcagtgacGACGAGGATATTGGTATTCCGCCAGTTCCTCTGGAGAAACCAGAGAATTTCACTCATAATAAGAACCTGATGGAAGCCTATACTCCCTCCATTGGTATCATAATGGGCGTAAAGAATGCAGGCGTGGTGGACACTAATGGGAACAACGAGAACCAAAACTTATCTATAGGACCCAACAAGCTATCCGAGCAGGGTTCTGACAGAGAAGCATTGAACGTACCACTGACTGGCTCTGGCACTAGCACCTTGAGTACTTCCCCTCAAAAGACACCAGAGATAACTATACAAAACGTGACGGATGACAAGGAAAGGATATTTTCGTCGTCGACGTTAAATTTTTCAAGGAACATCAGCCACTCCACTGGGGAGGTCGATAGCAAATTAATACTCAGCGACATGAGTGGGAACAGATTGCAAACGGAGAATAGACTTCAAGATAAGAAGAGATCCACGTCTGAGCAGGACTTGACGCTGAATATTACGTCCTCTCAGAGTGAATCCGCTTTAAAATCGATAAAGACCAACGTGATGAACGTCACGAGCCCTGTAGCGTCTACTGCCAAAGATATTCTGTCGCCTTTCTCGAAGTTCGCGAAAGGCGTGCAAACTTTGGGGGCGAATCTGGATCCTAGGAAGCTGAAAACAGGCCAGGTGGGAATGTCGAGGAATCTCTCGGACCATCACGTAGAACAACGTAGGAAATTGCAGGAGAGATGGAAGTCGTGTCAATCGAAGCTGATAGCTTTGTAATTTTCTCGAGATAATTTAAAATCTTTATGTGTCTAATAATTGATGAACGATTAGAAGTTAGAGGTGGGTTAAACCTTGATTTTTAAGTCGTCGACGCTAAGAAATATTAAACTTTGTATTCTACCCCTACTGAAAACTATACAACTTAGAGATAATTTTGCATAGCAAATTTTATTACTTTCGATCTATCTTCTAATTTCCATTTTCTAATCGATAGAATTACGTTGATAGAATCGCAGTGCACACAGCGTACGTTTGCTTATCTTTCAAATTTCGATTACTGCCATCTCGTTAACAGAAAATTTCGTGCAACAAAAAATGCTTAACCGATAAGATCCTTTCTATATACACTCTTTCacacgaaaaaaaaaagtaagattACTTCCCAAAGTACAATATGGTCAATATTTAATCTACAGCAGGTCTAATTAGCTTGTGTGTCTATTTAACAAATTTTCTATCACATCTACATCGATCAAGGCAACGTGTTCTTGGCACCGATACGAACTGAATATCTTCGCAAAAAAAAAATGCTTTCGGCGTGTTTATACGAAATTTTCATCGAGTCAACGATATTTGTACGGATTTTACTAAAACGAATCCTATTTAGCGTTGCATTTAGCCGTTAGAAATGGAGAAAAATATTGTGAACTTactaaaaaaggaaaaaaaaaagaaaaaagacgtGCTTATACAATGAAATTTAATCCTAATGTTCTCTGAAACTCTACTGCTTGCTGCACAAACAAATTTTTTGTATTACTTAAGATTTTAGTTAATTGTAGCATATGTTACGgttttttattttgtaaatttCTAGATTTACCTGTACACGTTTCGATGCTTCTGAACGTTAGACTGAGAATCTGTTTATGCAGCAGGCTTGACGAAGAGGCTTTGTAGTCAATTATGTATATACAAAGAATTATTTAAACGTAGTAGTCTAACGAATAACACAAATATTGTTGGTTAAAACAGATATATACAAAGTATAATGGCAAGATGGTTTCCATTGAGGAAACTTTCTCTATGAAGATATGTACAATGTGCGAACCAGTAATTATTATGAAATTTAGATGAGGAGAAAACAGGACGAAGTTCGTGAATTATTTTGGATATATACAAAAAGGAAAAGAGGAAAGTGCTTTCTTTTTCTGACGCATATTCGTTTCCGTGAAATAAAATTCCGACAGAAAACTGAGGAACAATCACAATATTCATACACTTGCACagttgcagtattatgtatattatatttaaccGACGATAGAAAAGAGAGATTTATGTATTGTGTACTCCATATATAGATTACTGAAAGAAGATACACGTTGTTATTTAATATTCTATGTATGTGCGACGGTTTAGACTAAATGACACCGGTTACAGCTCTAAATATCGCTAATCccttgtatatacatatacgagTGACTTAATTTATAATCATAATTATTCTGTAAACATAGCAAATAGATGCACCGTCACGTGGTAGAAGTATTTGCAAGATAAGAGATTTTCTAG
Protein-coding sequences here:
- the Ublcp1 gene encoding ubiquitin-like domain-containing C-terminal domain phosphatase 1, which produces MENVGKIIIVWGRKKIEIPDVNLGDTVRGLKERIHKETDILPERQKLLNLRTKDKASQDEEILRNLGMKPGFKLMLMGSREEDIAMACHAPKDLPDVINDFKTEEEEIENVKLCLFQIQCRIDYYRFVELNPFREGKKLLVLDIDYTIFDHKSTAEWGAELMRPFLHQFLTLAYLNYDIVIWSATSMKWINEKMKVLGVSNNPYYKVACHLDLNAMINVHTSRYGTIKAKPLAIIWGKFKQFSAKNTIMFDDIRRNFIMNPQSGLKIKPFKHAHITRRKDKELLKLSQYLKLIAKVDDFQTLNHRKWQEYIIDKTKEEKRNKETNEGRSE
- the Sp3 gene encoding phosphatidylinositide phosphatase spermathreecae isoform X1 is translated as MELLRTDTHFIFVKERYSLWCDKYTGEFSAKSDWEWASPKELECLGIFYGIVGKIEQPCVLEPRLMLIKEIAPAGELYGGHIIYKIKSIAFLHLGNENHDIGLLPCKKHQNLPKKKSQSSLFDVPQKAALAKTWGTIKSATNTIKHTTQQAAALATSQVKSTVSKRSIVKDKERFEKRILDELIKIFTETDSFYFCQTGDITNSLQRLCVSESERDKDEQTKPLWQRVDDRFFWNKHMLQDIINLKTDKANCWILPVIQGYVQIEKCKVEVGIDDQPQHETFNLAIISRRSRFRAGTRYKRRGVDDEGKCANYVETEQLVWYHDHQVSFVQVRGSVPVYWSQPGYKYKPPPRIDKDEAETQVAFEKHFTEELSLYGPICIVNLVEQTGKEKVIWEAYSNHLINYNHPDITYTTFDFHEYCRGMHFENVSILINALATVLTDMGYCWRDKQGTICMQKGVFRVNCIDCLDRTNVVQTALGKAVMEMQFSKLGLIPPDGTLPTNIRQTFQLLWANNGDIISKQYAGTNALKGDYTRTGERKFTGLMKDGMNSANRYFQQHFMDDIRQAAIDTLLGNSIDVNQLNTDWSHYLDILDNCCLELIPAKPPNIELQLATYPDILYVTAIYHLARYYLNRFKDVYRQATIDMMLGNSVSEEVFQERTEEEDNAATAIHVKLLIEDCKKMLIPDPEIILGSWGLIDADPVTGDLTETEMDTILILTRDSYYVADYDDQIDKVTNYQRVPLEDIVLVEFGQPESMVSIFKNKHFHCIRINYKVANEYGYFHMFRSTNLRFFNNMAVVIKTEEESIESLRSICEAISVAMEIANLPKIPIAMNVTLDRRKSKLVNSKGSTGLLDISSFPELTRNVSETQLLALKSAGTKALSNMSEQFSKLNKLGHSFSARKPIDLAKSIGRKPEVPTKPTFTVGSRDISGVVQGKRGSSSSSSDDEDIGIPPVPLEKPENFTHNKNLMEAYTPSIGIIMGVKNAGVVDTNGNNENQNLSIGPNKLSEQGSDREALNVPLTGSGTSTLSTSPQKTPEITIQNVTDDKERIFSSSTLNFSRNISHSTGEVDSKLILSDMSGNRLQTENRLQDKKRSTSEQDLTLNITSSQSESALKSIKTNVMNVTSPVASTAKDILSPFSKFAKGVQTLGANLDPRKLKTGQVGMSRNLSDHHVEQRRKLQERWKSCQSKLIAL
- the Sp3 gene encoding phosphatidylinositide phosphatase spermathreecae isoform X2 → MELLRTDTHFIFVKERYSLWCDKYTGEFSAKSDWEWASPKELECLGIFYGIVGKIEQPCVLEPRLMLIKEIAPAGELYGGHIIYKIKSIAFLHLGNENHDIGLLPCKKHQNLPKKKSQSSLFDVPQKAALAKTWGTIKSATNTIKHTTQQAAALATSQVKSTVSKRSIVKDKERFEKRILDELIKIFTETDSFYFCQTGDITNSLQRLCVSESERDKDEQTKPLWQRVDDRFFWNKHMLQDIINLKTDKANCWILPVIQGYVQIEKCKVEVGIDDQPQHETFNLAIISRRSRFRAGTRYKRRGVDDEGKCANYVETEQLVWYHDHQVSFVQVRGSVPVYWSQPGYKYKPPPRIDKDEAETQVAFEKHFTEELSLYGPICIVNLVEQTGKEKVIWEAYSNHLINYNHPDITYTTFDFHEYCRGMHFENVSILINALATVLTDMGYCWRDKQGTICMQKGVFRVNCIDCLDRTNVVQTALGKAVMEMQFSKLGLIPPDGTLPTNIRQTFQLLWANNGDIISKQYAGTNALKGDYTRTGERKFTGLMKDGMNSANRYYLNRFKDVYRQATIDMMLGNSVSEEVFQERTEEEDNAATAIHVKLLIEDCKKMLIPDPEIILGSWGLIDADPVTGDLTETEMDTILILTRDSYYVADYDDQIDKVTNYQRVPLEDIVLVEFGQPESMVSIFKNKHFHCIRINYKVANEYGYFHMFRSTNLRFFNNMAVVIKTEEESIESLRSICEAISVAMEIANLPKIPIAMNVTLDRRKSKLVNSKGSTGLLDISSFPELTRNVSETQLLALKSAGTKALSNMSEQFSKLNKLGHSFSARKPIDLAKSIGRKPEVPTKPTFTVGSRDISGVVQGKRGSSSSSSDDEDIGIPPVPLEKPENFTHNKNLMEAYTPSIGIIMGVKNAGVVDTNGNNENQNLSIGPNKLSEQGSDREALNVPLTGSGTSTLSTSPQKTPEITIQNVTDDKERIFSSSTLNFSRNISHSTGEVDSKLILSDMSGNRLQTENRLQDKKRSTSEQDLTLNITSSQSESALKSIKTNVMNVTSPVASTAKDILSPFSKFAKGVQTLGANLDPRKLKTGQVGMSRNLSDHHVEQRRKLQERWKSCQSKLIAL